In the genome of Hyphobacterium sp. CCMP332, one region contains:
- a CDS encoding T9SS type A sorting domain-containing protein produces the protein MRTTILFFITAFVSFFELNAQNESLTFFKLSDFKSNILLGEMDDYGNGYYLVNHVGTLNFLNDSVENSNSPFAATTLCKIRPDGFLYWHKQITGIAGPNGVKILDDGIIIFGLFRDTVTWDGLQIIESFEINYPIDDQFLAKFSFDGDIQFLNPFYGSIKSIDHVVKINNEAIIVAEFDSLAILGNDTLFENINSQMGNHSDEFITKIDSDGNYQWAIALGSSSFEVINDMTYDPVNNSILMWGYFQGVPEIAPSIPAGNLVFLEFDTSGNLTNSRTFDIPLTPPFISFGYNSKGELLIREYNDSSENLFPATTIYNGLEYLGFYNYSFGGFAPPTSGIAYGANSIASSSDKLIYDGDLFSGFYNHPQGMIIDNNQPISMPYSITCFDSDSMKFIWNLGTNTQLKETDLNQGVQLLYNQLIDSVTILDTANIVKTPSQDEFLLVYINDCDYFKPQVSAQLINDSIFLDTDVLEVKWYRNNSIIPNLNDNRIRLTGSGNYYAVVNNYFGCEYATNTLNVVSEILNKETDIFLNVYPNPSKGVIHFDLSSLNPKEELQLQIININGRTVFKTTITDKFSTLDISSLPSGIYIYNLKSENYRFRGKILKE, from the coding sequence ATGAGAACAACAATATTATTTTTTATAACTGCATTTGTCTCCTTCTTTGAATTAAATGCTCAAAACGAATCATTGACTTTTTTCAAGCTATCAGATTTCAAATCCAATATACTATTAGGTGAAATGGATGACTATGGCAACGGTTATTATCTTGTAAATCACGTTGGAACTCTTAATTTTTTAAATGATTCAGTTGAAAATTCTAACTCTCCTTTTGCTGCAACTACATTATGTAAAATTCGCCCAGATGGATTTCTTTACTGGCATAAACAAATAACTGGTATTGCAGGACCGAATGGTGTGAAAATTTTAGATGATGGTATTATTATATTCGGATTGTTTCGAGATACGGTTACATGGGATGGACTTCAAATTATTGAATCATTTGAGATTAACTATCCCATAGATGATCAGTTCTTAGCCAAATTCAGTTTTGATGGTGATATTCAATTCTTAAATCCATTTTACGGTTCTATTAAAAGCATTGATCATGTTGTTAAGATCAATAATGAAGCAATAATAGTTGCAGAATTTGATAGTCTTGCTATTCTTGGTAATGATACCCTTTTCGAAAATATTAATTCTCAAATGGGTAACCATTCAGATGAATTCATAACTAAAATCGATTCCGATGGAAATTACCAATGGGCGATTGCATTAGGTTCATCAAGTTTTGAGGTTATAAATGATATGACTTATGATCCTGTGAATAATAGTATTTTAATGTGGGGTTATTTTCAAGGCGTACCAGAAATAGCACCTTCAATTCCAGCAGGTAATCTTGTGTTTTTAGAATTTGATACTTCCGGAAATTTAACTAATTCCAGGACCTTTGATATTCCATTAACTCCCCCCTTTATTTCCTTTGGTTATAATTCTAAAGGTGAACTTCTTATCAGAGAATATAATGATAGCTCCGAAAATTTATTTCCAGCGACTACAATTTATAACGGCCTAGAATATTTAGGTTTCTATAATTATTCTTTTGGGGGTTTTGCACCTCCAACTTCTGGTATTGCCTACGGTGCAAATTCAATAGCAAGCAGTAGCGACAAACTTATTTACGACGGCGATCTTTTTAGTGGTTTTTATAATCATCCACAAGGAATGATAATTGATAATAATCAACCAATTTCAATGCCATATAGCATTACCTGCTTTGATAGTGATAGTATGAAGTTTATTTGGAACTTAGGAACTAATACACAATTGAAAGAAACTGATCTGAATCAGGGAGTGCAACTCTTATATAATCAACTAATTGATTCCGTTACAATTCTTGATACTGCCAACATTGTTAAAACACCCTCACAAGATGAATTTTTGCTGGTATATATCAATGATTGTGATTATTTCAAGCCACAAGTCTCTGCTCAGCTTATAAATGATTCTATTTTTTTAGATACTGATGTTCTTGAAGTGAAATGGTATCGCAATAACTCCATCATTCCAAACTTAAATGACAATAGAATTCGGCTTACTGGCAGTGGAAACTATTATGCTGTAGTCAACAATTATTTTGGATGCGAATATGCGACAAATACATTGAATGTTGTAAGTGAGATTTTAAATAAAGAAACAGACATTTTTCTTAATGTTTATCCCAATCCATCCAAAGGAGTAATCCATTTTGACCTTTCTAGTTTAAATCCAAAAGAAGAATTACAACTTCAAATCATCAATATTAATGGTAGAACGGTATTCAAGACTACCATAACAGATAAATTCTCTACACTTGACATTTCTAGTTTACCCTCTGGTATCTATATCTATAATTTGAAGTCTGAAAACTATAGATTTAGAGGTAAAATTTTAAAAGAGTAG
- a CDS encoding T9SS type A sorting domain-containing protein translates to MWSVRGINEIYVGPTSSDPISNPNHSLIYQISNPLVYSDYWGSGDLTQIWVKIRPTQSVNIEVRGNSCGFLNQCDLFSSLDFSSGVEDNASLNITGPSTVIPCSSGDLTYTLNGNFQQTNSSQFYFWWTLGSGWEIKSGQGTQQVVINNKNKSGTPTLQVHAFKNFNTCNQSSIYRSVSFTRDLSNLPEPSDIVESSWINFQGMPFTNLNQPPYDWCKNQGYHIIGRATNIPSHSETRVIHSVSSPNGNAKLVDDGWYDYNMRSWDSNLSGYEFVNSLSELLNTGNINSAYANNDKVSVAPMGETEVDVTIQLDFNCRLSYTTYTEKFYTKSNPAIPYIIKDSQEPNCSSNDITYRIQNQTSDIISYSWTSSTPSSTPINHFEPFSSSINNEIIFLDDYLPNTSGKQPSVPNSVNTVNISATAENDCFLTSSTTISVGFNNSAQTPSISAPDCYYLGGEEFPYLNEVRIDNPQLNLGITYGWIISYKNQSGNSVTLNPILEDFGTVCKFDFDGDYPSEVTFICIANDCQNNPTATLTLNDLYVIENPSIVCTNESTESKKGFFSNHNEITIFPSPADNFFTISTDLPGKKEIRIYNVTGELVEEMELESNLINVSSENWKAGSYIVHISNNDNSYAKKLLIK, encoded by the coding sequence ATGTGGAGCGTTAGAGGTATTAATGAAATTTATGTAGGACCCACCTCTTCCGATCCAATCTCAAATCCTAATCACAGCTTAATTTATCAAATTTCAAATCCTCTAGTATATAGTGATTATTGGGGCAGTGGAGATCTGACACAAATTTGGGTAAAAATTAGACCTACTCAATCTGTGAATATTGAAGTGCGCGGTAATTCTTGTGGTTTTTTAAATCAGTGTGATTTATTCTCATCACTAGATTTTTCATCTGGAGTTGAAGACAATGCTTCTTTGAATATAACAGGTCCCAGCACAGTAATACCTTGCAGTAGCGGTGACTTAACATATACTTTAAATGGCAATTTCCAGCAAACCAACTCTAGTCAGTTCTACTTTTGGTGGACTTTGGGAAGTGGTTGGGAAATAAAATCAGGCCAGGGAACACAACAAGTTGTAATAAATAATAAAAACAAATCTGGTACACCGACGCTGCAAGTGCATGCATTCAAAAATTTTAATACTTGCAATCAAAGTTCCATTTATAGATCAGTTTCATTTACAAGAGATTTATCAAATTTGCCTGAGCCATCTGATATTGTTGAGAGTTCATGGATTAATTTTCAGGGAATGCCATTTACTAATTTAAATCAACCACCTTATGACTGGTGTAAAAACCAAGGTTATCACATAATAGGTAGGGCTACAAATATTCCAAGTCATTCCGAGACTAGAGTTATTCATTCAGTAAGTTCACCTAATGGTAATGCAAAACTGGTTGATGATGGTTGGTACGATTATAATATGAGAAGTTGGGACAGCAACCTTAGCGGATATGAGTTTGTTAATTCATTATCAGAATTGTTAAACACTGGGAACATTAATTCTGCTTATGCTAATAACGACAAAGTTTCTGTTGCACCAATGGGTGAAACCGAGGTTGATGTTACAATTCAACTGGATTTTAATTGTCGGCTTTCATATACAACATACACAGAAAAATTTTACACTAAATCCAATCCTGCTATTCCTTACATAATTAAAGACAGTCAAGAACCGAATTGTTCCTCGAATGATATAACTTATAGAATTCAAAATCAAACTAGTGATATCATTAGTTATTCGTGGACATCTTCGACGCCTTCATCTACCCCAATAAATCATTTTGAGCCATTTTCTTCTTCGATTAATAATGAGATAATATTCTTAGATGACTACTTGCCTAATACTAGTGGGAAACAGCCATCTGTACCTAATAGTGTTAATACTGTGAATATCAGTGCCACCGCAGAAAATGATTGTTTCCTGACATCCTCAACTACAATATCCGTAGGGTTTAATAACTCAGCACAAACACCATCTATTTCTGCACCAGACTGTTATTATTTGGGGGGTGAAGAATTCCCCTATCTTAATGAAGTAAGAATCGACAATCCTCAACTCAATCTTGGTATAACTTATGGCTGGATCATTTCATATAAAAATCAAAGTGGAAATTCTGTAACCCTTAACCCTATTTTAGAAGATTTTGGAACTGTTTGTAAGTTTGATTTTGATGGAGATTACCCTTCTGAAGTTACTTTCATCTGCATAGCTAATGACTGTCAAAATAATCCTACGGCTACCCTTACTCTAAATGATCTTTACGTAATTGAGAACCCTTCTATTGTTTGCACCAATGAATCTACAGAATCAAAAAAAGGATTCTTCAGCAATCACAATGAAATCACAATTTTTCCAAGTCCAGCTGATAATTTCTTTACAATAAGCACTGATCTTCCAGGTAAAAAAGAAATAAGAATTTACAATGTTACTGGCGAATTAGTAGAAGAAATGGAATTGGAATCAAATTTAATAAACGTGAGCTCTGAAAATTGGAAAGCTGGAAGTTACATAGTTCATATTAGTAATAATGATAATTCTTATGCTAAAAAATTGTTAATTAAATAA
- a CDS encoding porin family protein translates to MKLLISTLLVIFISFAAQSQALQKGNIDVHAGVGFGVYNFTIKSFETENADAVPGLTNLGASYRISDAFSLGLDYERNGFVTDADSNEQVVSQNFGITAGYSLVNSDKNVLTPFFTIGATRLKFENFDNQDYVTANGLQLQFGLAWNHYFGERFGMFINASVPYYSYSKFKSSNGDVYEESRVVNDSQGNPVVETRVVDGYMTGVNIRLGLALKL, encoded by the coding sequence ATGAAACTATTGATATCCACTCTCTTAGTAATTTTTATTTCTTTCGCTGCTCAGTCACAGGCCCTGCAAAAGGGGAATATCGATGTTCATGCCGGTGTAGGGTTTGGCGTTTATAATTTTACCATAAAAAGCTTTGAAACCGAAAATGCTGATGCAGTACCGGGCCTGACAAATTTAGGAGCCTCTTATCGTATCAGCGATGCTTTTTCATTGGGCCTGGATTATGAAAGAAACGGTTTTGTCACCGATGCCGATTCAAACGAACAAGTGGTATCACAAAATTTTGGAATTACCGCAGGCTATAGTTTGGTCAATTCTGATAAAAATGTGTTGACGCCATTTTTTACAATCGGAGCCACAAGGCTAAAATTTGAAAATTTTGACAATCAGGATTATGTGACGGCAAATGGGCTACAACTTCAATTTGGCCTGGCCTGGAATCATTATTTTGGAGAGCGGTTCGGCATGTTCATCAATGCATCTGTCCCCTATTACTCTTATAGCAAATTTAAAAGCTCCAATGGCGATGTATACGAGGAAAGCCGGGTCGTCAATGATAGTCAGGGCAATCCTGTGGTGGAGACGCGTGTGGTGGATGGTTATATGACCGGTGTAAATATAAGACTGGGACTGGCTTTGAAATTGTGA
- a CDS encoding T9SS type A sorting domain-containing protein, producing the protein MTSGKYLALIILLFITGNLCGQKRKAHSHLLSNFNTFQANSGGIDEYGNAYILFFHDFDLPFNNDTIQALNPIGTSTSIAKISPNGNLIWHSQASSFTIDAEIVMDDNYLYCYGRFWDTISFSGNTIIESNPSDSLFDDDVFIVKYDLNGNLKYLNGFPDKVSRISNVTLMYKSIYYTGQFENQIVLGSDTLIEDSVSNHGGTDDMFLGKLDANGNYDFSTYLGSPSQQVMIDLIVKDTSIISYGYYFATPTFAPTIIAPSFIFMQFDTLGNLINYRPLNLTVALPFMALGFNEDFELITRDFSDSAENQILANTIYGGQNHVGFYKYSFGAFSPPTYGIAYGGSTVELTNPADDKFSFSGNLISNFIKHTSGITYDGVNQINSPYSIMAFNSDQMEVQWSEAVSGELKEIDIHQGFQLLTGTLMDSVLTIDTLQIVSTPFVSEYLIYYTGDCNFFKPQRVISRTGDSLHIVKGELEIEWYKNNGTPVANSLNEESIRLVGAGSYYAELRNYFGCKYYSDTVSIVSGIENGELFSEINVFPNPTKGEISIDISSLKRQEELQLLITNINGRAILKTTISRNSNNLDISGLPSGIYIYNLKSENYRFRGKILKE; encoded by the coding sequence ATGACATCTGGAAAATATCTCGCACTTATAATCTTATTATTTATTACGGGAAACTTATGTGGTCAGAAAAGGAAAGCACATTCACACTTGTTATCAAACTTTAACACCTTTCAAGCCAATTCTGGTGGAATAGATGAATATGGAAATGCCTATATTTTATTTTTTCACGATTTTGATTTACCCTTTAACAATGATACCATACAGGCATTAAACCCAATTGGAACTTCTACTTCAATTGCTAAAATAAGTCCAAACGGAAATCTTATTTGGCATAGTCAGGCTTCTAGTTTCACTATTGATGCTGAAATTGTCATGGATGATAATTATCTGTATTGCTATGGTCGTTTCTGGGATACGATTTCTTTTAGTGGTAATACAATAATTGAATCAAATCCTTCTGATTCTTTATTTGATGACGATGTATTTATTGTCAAATATGACCTCAATGGTAATTTAAAGTATTTAAATGGTTTCCCGGATAAGGTATCTAGAATTTCGAATGTTACATTGATGTACAAATCTATTTATTACACTGGTCAGTTTGAAAATCAAATAGTTTTGGGATCAGATACTTTAATTGAAGATAGTGTATCAAATCACGGTGGGACTGATGATATGTTTCTAGGCAAACTGGATGCTAACGGAAACTATGATTTTAGTACTTATTTAGGCAGTCCATCACAGCAAGTAATGATAGATTTGATTGTAAAAGATACAAGTATCATTTCTTATGGGTATTACTTCGCTACTCCTACTTTCGCACCAACTATTATTGCACCTTCATTTATATTTATGCAATTCGATACATTAGGAAATCTGATTAATTACCGTCCTTTAAATCTAACGGTAGCTCTACCTTTTATGGCGCTTGGTTTCAATGAAGATTTTGAGTTGATCACAAGAGATTTTAGTGATTCAGCAGAAAATCAAATTCTAGCAAACACGATTTATGGGGGACAAAATCATGTAGGATTTTATAAATATTCATTCGGAGCTTTCAGTCCTCCTACTTATGGAATAGCTTATGGTGGATCTACAGTAGAATTGACCAATCCAGCAGATGACAAATTTTCTTTTTCGGGTAATTTGATAAGTAACTTTATAAAACATACATCAGGCATCACCTATGACGGTGTAAACCAGATAAATAGTCCATATAGCATTATGGCTTTTAATTCTGATCAAATGGAAGTTCAATGGTCCGAAGCAGTAAGTGGAGAATTAAAAGAAATCGACATACATCAAGGTTTTCAATTGTTAACAGGCACTTTAATGGATTCTGTATTGACTATTGATACTTTACAAATAGTCTCAACGCCATTTGTTTCAGAGTATCTAATTTATTACACAGGGGATTGTAATTTCTTCAAACCACAACGAGTCATATCTCGGACAGGAGATTCGTTACATATTGTAAAGGGAGAACTTGAAATAGAGTGGTATAAAAATAATGGCACACCAGTAGCCAATTCGTTAAATGAGGAAAGTATTAGGTTAGTTGGAGCAGGATCATATTATGCAGAGTTAAGAAATTACTTTGGGTGTAAATATTACTCTGATACAGTTAGCATTGTTAGTGGTATTGAAAACGGAGAATTATTTAGTGAAATAAATGTATTTCCAAACCCTACAAAAGGAGAAATTAGCATTGACATTTCTAGTTTAAAACGGCAGGAAGAGTTACAGCTTCTGATCACCAACATTAATGGTCGGGCAATATTGAAGACCACTATTTCAAGAAATTCTAACAATCTTGATATATCAGGTTTACCCTCTGGTATCTATATCTATAATTTGAAGTCTGAAAACTATAGATTTAGAGGTAAAATTTTAAAAGAGTAG
- a CDS encoding T9SS type A sorting domain-containing protein, producing MKTTIIKSLILLITFTLYYINSVAQTKTIIGYYSSVFSENYFYSLDTDGSNFQKLFNTNQSFNLYENPIWLNGKYWGMARGGDSNEGVLFSYKPGDQFSKKVISFKDQIGTAFFRGPRLLQIGGEIWGATTSGGQNGSGTLFSVDTFTKQLTIHHHFTNTRNMRDGDMTVYNGKIYLLSIDGGQNGLGQINEFEINTNNFTTVLNFGPSIPGRIPYGNLLLDGDKLWFATKGDLNNPGTISYYDLLLDSSNVVHSFTSLNGLNPSSNMLKIGSNLFGTCKDGGQFGYGSVFKFSLSNNSLNVIHHFDSSGHNRPEYDIAYRNGFIYGSTSPDWSFDGFVYSLDTLGNSFQILDSIENSESGLSLINDELYYSEIKIGNCSDFMKIDNNIQIDTAHKFHNYYGQRNFQGLLQIGSELIFATTENGKGNNGCLCKTDTGFSNIEILYCPESNNIPSNLNDNIGANGDYIYGSTTIGGSFNKGYIFRYSMNDESIQIIKHLDSNTGIFLSAPNFHGQKIYFNSWYGALNNHGAIIEIDTTNWNTSILHSFNLPNNQTVYQMKLINNSIFGIASSFSSSSLIEFDLGTNNLQTNHNYAGNNISPFITVINNSIFGLNGSGGTNSNGIRYSIDKTGNSYLESSEMFNYGLRTSLTYQEAYFDGKIWSFADDMNSAARPALYSFDPFIPNISVIYTFPENPFELSKILIVNGSVSSISDESKIENSLVIYPNPVINTLNFTLPKNETPIRLRIIDLSGKEIMNTNLNSLSLNTSSLQTGLFIGILESTNQTYSFKFIKD from the coding sequence ATGAAAACTACAATTATTAAATCTCTAATACTTTTAATCACGTTCACCCTTTATTACATCAATTCAGTTGCTCAAACGAAAACTATAATAGGCTATTATAGTAGTGTATTTAGTGAAAATTATTTTTATTCACTTGATACGGATGGAAGTAATTTTCAAAAACTATTTAATACAAATCAGTCTTTTAATTTATACGAAAACCCTATTTGGTTAAATGGAAAATATTGGGGTATGGCGAGAGGTGGTGATTCGAATGAAGGAGTCTTATTTTCGTACAAACCTGGAGATCAATTTTCTAAAAAAGTAATATCATTTAAAGATCAGATTGGCACTGCTTTTTTCCGGGGTCCAAGATTGTTACAGATCGGTGGGGAAATTTGGGGAGCTACAACCTCAGGAGGACAAAATGGTTCAGGCACTTTATTTTCCGTTGATACTTTTACTAAACAATTGACTATTCATCATCATTTTACCAATACGCGAAACATGAGAGATGGCGATATGACAGTCTATAATGGAAAGATATATTTGCTTTCAATTGATGGAGGTCAAAATGGATTAGGCCAAATCAATGAGTTTGAAATTAACACGAATAATTTTACCACGGTATTGAATTTTGGGCCTTCAATTCCCGGAAGAATTCCTTATGGTAATTTATTATTGGATGGAGATAAACTTTGGTTTGCTACAAAAGGAGATTTGAATAACCCCGGTACAATTTCCTATTATGACTTGTTGCTTGATAGCTCAAATGTGGTTCACTCCTTCACATCATTGAACGGTCTAAATCCATCATCAAACATGTTAAAAATTGGTTCAAATTTATTCGGAACTTGCAAAGATGGTGGGCAATTCGGTTATGGAAGTGTATTTAAATTCAGTCTAAGTAATAATTCACTGAATGTAATTCATCATTTTGATAGTTCAGGGCATAATCGACCGGAATATGATATTGCATATAGAAACGGATTTATCTACGGTTCCACTTCACCTGATTGGAGCTTTGATGGATTCGTATATTCCCTCGATACATTGGGTAATAGTTTTCAGATTCTTGACAGTATAGAAAATTCCGAAAGTGGATTGTCCTTAATTAATGATGAATTATATTATTCAGAAATTAAAATTGGGAATTGTTCAGACTTTATGAAGATTGATAACAATATCCAAATTGATACCGCTCATAAATTTCATAATTATTATGGTCAAAGAAATTTTCAAGGTTTGCTTCAGATTGGTTCGGAATTGATTTTTGCAACTACCGAAAATGGTAAAGGAAATAATGGCTGCTTATGCAAGACTGATACAGGTTTTTCAAATATTGAAATTTTATACTGCCCAGAGTCAAATAATATTCCTAGTAATCTCAATGATAATATAGGTGCGAATGGAGATTATATTTACGGCTCTACAACTATAGGCGGAAGTTTTAACAAGGGCTATATATTCCGTTACTCTATGAACGATGAAAGTATTCAAATCATAAAACACTTAGATTCTAATACCGGAATTTTTTTGTCTGCTCCGAATTTTCATGGTCAAAAAATATACTTTAACTCATGGTATGGTGCTTTAAATAATCATGGTGCTATAATTGAGATTGATACCACTAACTGGAATACATCTATATTACACAGTTTTAATTTACCTAACAATCAAACAGTTTACCAAATGAAATTAATTAATAATTCCATATTTGGTATTGCAAGTTCATTTTCCTCATCATCATTAATTGAGTTTGACTTAGGGACTAACAATCTGCAGACTAATCATAACTATGCCGGCAATAATATTTCACCTTTTATAACGGTAATTAATAATTCAATTTTTGGTTTAAATGGGAGTGGTGGTACTAATTCAAATGGTATTAGATATTCAATAGACAAAACAGGCAATTCATATTTAGAAAGTTCTGAAATGTTTAATTATGGTTTAAGAACATCGTTAACTTATCAAGAAGCTTATTTTGATGGGAAAATTTGGAGTTTTGCGGATGATATGAATTCAGCAGCAAGACCAGCCTTATATTCTTTCGATCCATTCATTCCTAATATTTCAGTCATTTATACATTTCCAGAAAATCCCTTTGAATTAAGCAAAATACTTATTGTTAATGGTAGCGTTAGCTCTATCTCCGATGAATCGAAAATTGAAAATTCACTAGTCATTTACCCAAACCCTGTAATAAATACATTAAATTTCACGCTCCCTAAAAACGAAACACCAATACGGTTACGAATTATTGATTTATCTGGAAAAGAAATTATGAATACTAATCTAAATTCACTTAGTCTCAATACCTCATCATTGCAGACAGGTTTGTTTATTGGAATTTTAGAAAGTACTAATCAAACTTATTCATTTAAATTTATTAAAGATTAA
- the pbpC gene encoding penicillin-binding protein 1C — MPRLNKYKYGLLLIAIMALWVYLSLASPLFNSPRSTLLLDKDGVLLSARLAEDEQWRFPAIDSVPKKLEDCILLFEDEYFYFHPGINPFSIARAIWQNINSDKIKSGGSTLSMQVIRLSRNNPPRSYSEKLWEMFLALRLELSYSKKEILNLYASNAPYGGNIVGLETASWRYFKRAPQDLSYSESAMLAVLPNSPSSMRPGKNHLNLKQKRDRLLNKMLHKKLIDSLTYELSVLEDIPQAAGALPNKAFHLLNKAISDGQGGKRVKTSLDGRIQTLANKSLSRYVELLEQNEIHNACAIIVSLDDQKILAYVGNSATSKTRSPYVDLIQAERSSGSILKPILYGRAIEKGLIHSSSILKDVPISINQFSPKNFDGEFEGVISADQALSRSLNVPATLLLKDYGLVPFHNDLNHFGFSSIDRPVDDYGLTLILGGAEVKLIDLARYYAFQVQVLKGNQNFKSLDYLLQAQTKNDTLKAIEPGAWWLVSEALTEVQRPGIDMNWKNYSSSRKIAWKTGTSHGFRDAWAVGYDRNYLVAVWVGNADGEGRPGLTGVSAAGPLLFELFQLLPKDEWFDKPEFSLKKQKLCALSGYLPGPNCPSEEREIPINSNFLNQCVNHQKVLLNTKNELVFRDCAKGEVRDSSIFKLDPVAEYYYRKKHKGSYFSFALSPECDKPIQNSLGIVYPLADSKLIIPVNFAGQLEQVLFKAHHIEEDKVLFWHLDDSYQGSTQYRHEMALALEPGEHKLLIMDENGNRADRYFRVYVDAL, encoded by the coding sequence ATGCCAAGGCTAAACAAGTACAAATATGGGTTGCTACTAATAGCAATAATGGCCTTGTGGGTCTATTTGAGCTTAGCCTCTCCCCTTTTCAATTCGCCAAGATCTACGCTATTGCTTGACAAAGATGGCGTATTATTATCGGCAAGGCTCGCGGAGGATGAACAGTGGCGTTTTCCGGCAATAGATTCCGTACCTAAAAAGCTTGAGGATTGTATCCTACTTTTTGAAGATGAATACTTCTATTTTCATCCGGGCATAAATCCTTTTTCTATCGCACGTGCTATCTGGCAAAATATCAATTCCGACAAGATAAAAAGCGGTGGCAGTACTTTGAGCATGCAGGTAATAAGACTATCAAGAAACAACCCTCCTCGCTCCTATTCCGAAAAGTTATGGGAAATGTTTTTGGCCTTGCGTCTTGAACTTTCTTACAGCAAAAAGGAGATTTTAAATCTTTATGCCAGCAATGCGCCTTATGGTGGAAATATAGTCGGGCTTGAAACTGCTTCCTGGCGTTATTTTAAAAGGGCACCTCAGGATTTGTCATATAGTGAATCTGCCATGCTGGCCGTTTTACCCAATTCTCCTTCCTCCATGCGGCCCGGTAAAAATCATTTAAACCTAAAACAAAAAAGAGACCGCTTGCTGAACAAAATGCTTCACAAAAAGCTCATCGACAGCCTGACCTATGAACTTTCAGTACTGGAGGATATTCCTCAAGCTGCCGGGGCACTGCCGAACAAAGCCTTTCATTTATTGAATAAGGCAATTAGCGATGGACAAGGTGGAAAGCGCGTTAAAACAAGTTTGGATGGGCGAATTCAAACATTAGCAAATAAATCGCTAAGCAGATATGTGGAATTGCTAGAGCAAAATGAAATACACAATGCCTGTGCCATTATTGTTTCATTGGATGATCAAAAGATCCTGGCTTATGTTGGCAATTCCGCTACTTCAAAAACACGTTCCCCATATGTCGATTTGATCCAGGCAGAAAGAAGTTCAGGCAGCATTCTTAAACCCATTCTTTATGGACGTGCCATAGAAAAAGGGTTGATCCATAGCAGTTCAATATTAAAAGATGTGCCCATCAGTATTAATCAGTTTTCCCCTAAAAATTTTGATGGGGAATTTGAAGGAGTTATTTCAGCAGATCAGGCCTTATCTCGATCTCTCAATGTGCCTGCCACCCTCTTGCTCAAAGATTATGGGCTTGTGCCCTTTCACAATGATCTCAATCATTTTGGCTTTTCAAGCATTGACCGGCCGGTGGATGATTATGGACTCACACTAATACTGGGAGGCGCTGAAGTAAAGCTAATTGACCTGGCCCGTTATTATGCCTTTCAGGTTCAGGTACTCAAGGGTAATCAGAATTTTAAAAGTCTGGATTACCTTTTGCAAGCCCAAACAAAAAATGATACGCTCAAAGCCATCGAACCTGGAGCATGGTGGTTGGTAAGCGAAGCGCTGACAGAGGTACAGAGACCTGGGATTGATATGAATTGGAAAAATTATAGCAGTTCTAGAAAAATCGCCTGGAAAACAGGCACAAGTCATGGTTTTCGCGATGCATGGGCTGTGGGTTATGATCGGAATTATTTAGTTGCCGTATGGGTGGGAAATGCCGATGGAGAAGGCCGGCCGGGTTTAACAGGTGTTTCTGCTGCCGGACCACTACTATTTGAATTATTTCAGCTATTGCCAAAAGACGAGTGGTTCGACAAACCGGAATTTTCATTAAAAAAGCAAAAGCTCTGTGCCCTTTCCGGATATTTGCCCGGGCCAAACTGCCCCTCTGAAGAGCGGGAAATTCCCATCAATTCAAATTTTTTAAATCAATGTGTCAATCATCAAAAAGTATTGCTCAATACAAAAAATGAATTGGTCTTTCGCGATTGCGCCAAGGGAGAAGTTCGCGACAGCAGTATTTTCAAACTTGATCCTGTTGCTGAATACTATTATCGCAAAAAACACAAAGGTTCATATTTTTCATTTGCGCTTTCTCCGGAATGCGACAAGCCAATTCAAAACAGTCTGGGCATCGTTTATCCTTTAGCCGATTCAAAACTGATCATTCCTGTCAATTTTGCCGGACAACTCGAGCAAGTCCTATTCAAAGCACATCACATTGAAGAAGACAAGGTATTGTTTTGGCATCTGGACGACAGCTATCAGGGCTCAACGCAATACAGACATGAAATGGCCCTTGCTCTTGAACCGGGTGAGCATAAGCTTTTAATAATGGATGAAAACGGCAATCGCGCAGATAGATATTTTAGGGTTTATGTCGATGCGCTTTGA